Proteins from one Doryrhamphus excisus isolate RoL2022-K1 chromosome 19, RoL_Dexc_1.0, whole genome shotgun sequence genomic window:
- the LOC131107248 gene encoding triadin-like isoform X4 — protein sequence MSSGGDTAPPARANQRTILDDIILTFSSPMAWLLVVALVITWTAVAVVLFDLLDYKTLAGLPPPPAIAKRGLKARGGVRQIRSPISEVAPPQESTDWLEMMWTFAAGLVAPDDEDIDEGVEGIHQLTETFTSLHSEEL from the exons ATGAGCAGCGGCGGGGACACGGCCCCTCCTGCGAGAGCCAATCAGAGGACGATTTTAGACGACATCATCCTGACCTTCAGCTCGCCCATGGCGTGGCTGCTGGTGGTGGCTCTGGTCATCACGTGGACGGCCGTGGCCGTGGTTCTCTTTGACCTTCTGGACTACAAAACGCTCGCAG GTCTCCCACCTCCCCCTGCCATCGCCAAGCGAGGTTTGAAGGCCAGAG GAGGCGTCCGCCAAATAAGGTCCCCCATCAGCGAGGTGGCCCCGCCACAGGAGAGCACCGACTGGTTGGAGATGATGTGGACGTTTGCGGCCGGCTTGGTGGCCCCGGATGACGAAGACATTGACGAGGGTGTGGAAGGTATTCACCAGCTAACCGAAACCTTCACAT CTTTGCACTCCGAGGAACTTTGA
- the LOC131107248 gene encoding triadin-like isoform X3: MASQASSKSKSSSAMSSGGDTAPPARANQRTILDDIILTFSSPMAWLLVVALVITWTAVAVVLFDLLDYKTLAGLPPPPAIAKRGLKARGGVRQIRSPISEVAPPQESTDWLEMMWTFAAGLVAPDDEDIDEGVEALHSEEL, from the exons ATGGCTAGCCAAGCCAGCTCCAAGTCCAag TCTTCTTCGGCAATGAGCAGCGGCGGGGACACGGCCCCTCCTGCGAGAGCCAATCAGAGGACGATTTTAGACGACATCATCCTGACCTTCAGCTCGCCCATGGCGTGGCTGCTGGTGGTGGCTCTGGTCATCACGTGGACGGCCGTGGCCGTGGTTCTCTTTGACCTTCTGGACTACAAAACGCTCGCAG GTCTCCCACCTCCCCCTGCCATCGCCAAGCGAGGTTTGAAGGCCAGAG GAGGCGTCCGCCAAATAAGGTCCCCCATCAGCGAGGTGGCCCCGCCACAGGAGAGCACCGACTGGTTGGAGATGATGTGGACGTTTGCGGCCGGCTTGGTGGCCCCGGATGACGAAGACATTGACGAGGGTGTGGAAG CTTTGCACTCCGAGGAACTTTGA
- the LOC131107248 gene encoding uncharacterized protein LOC131107248 isoform X2 translates to MASQASSKSKSSSAMSSGGDTAPPARANQRTILDDIILTFSSPMAWLLVVALVITWTAVAVVLFDLLDYKTLAASNYGHLHTLTYSTDNFFPGSPTSPCHRQARFEGQRRRPPNKVPHQRGGPATGEHRLVGDDVDVCGRLGGPG, encoded by the exons ATGGCTAGCCAAGCCAGCTCCAAGTCCAag TCTTCTTCGGCAATGAGCAGCGGCGGGGACACGGCCCCTCCTGCGAGAGCCAATCAGAGGACGATTTTAGACGACATCATCCTGACCTTCAGCTCGCCCATGGCGTGGCTGCTGGTGGTGGCTCTGGTCATCACGTGGACGGCCGTGGCCGTGGTTCTCTTTGACCTTCTGGACTACAAAACGCTCGCAG CATCAAACTACGGCCATCTTCACACTCTTACCTACTCTACAGACAACTTTTTTCCAGG GTCTCCCACCTCCCCCTGCCATCGCCAAGCGAGGTTTGAAGGCCAGAG GAGGCGTCCGCCAAATAAGGTCCCCCATCAGCGAGGTGGCCCCGCCACAGGAGAGCACCGACTGGTTGGAGATGATGTGGACGTTTGCGGCCGGCTTGGTGGCCCCGGATGA
- the LOC131107248 gene encoding triadin-like isoform X1, whose translation MASQASSKSKSSSAMSSGGDTAPPARANQRTILDDIILTFSSPMAWLLVVALVITWTAVAVVLFDLLDYKTLAGLPPPPAIAKRGLKARGGVRQIRSPISEVAPPQESTDWLEMMWTFAAGLVAPDDEDIDEGVEGIHQLTETFTSLHSEEL comes from the exons ATGGCTAGCCAAGCCAGCTCCAAGTCCAag TCTTCTTCGGCAATGAGCAGCGGCGGGGACACGGCCCCTCCTGCGAGAGCCAATCAGAGGACGATTTTAGACGACATCATCCTGACCTTCAGCTCGCCCATGGCGTGGCTGCTGGTGGTGGCTCTGGTCATCACGTGGACGGCCGTGGCCGTGGTTCTCTTTGACCTTCTGGACTACAAAACGCTCGCAG GTCTCCCACCTCCCCCTGCCATCGCCAAGCGAGGTTTGAAGGCCAGAG GAGGCGTCCGCCAAATAAGGTCCCCCATCAGCGAGGTGGCCCCGCCACAGGAGAGCACCGACTGGTTGGAGATGATGTGGACGTTTGCGGCCGGCTTGGTGGCCCCGGATGACGAAGACATTGACGAGGGTGTGGAAGGTATTCACCAGCTAACCGAAACCTTCACAT CTTTGCACTCCGAGGAACTTTGA